The region CCAGAACGAAAGCTTTGTCTTTCAGACAGCGCTGGCCGCCAGGCCTCGCCTGAGTACACCCGCTTATCACAACAGTATCTGTCTAAATTACCCTACAACCCTCACCGTTAGTAACTGTGAATCCATCACCCGCAACTGGTCGACGGGCGAGATCGACAAAAACACGGTGACGATCAATCCTCAAACGCAGACGACCTATACGGTCAACTGCGTGGATAAGTACTGTATCAGCGAGTCGTCGAACGAATTGGCCATAACCGTCTATTCATCCCTGCCACAACCAACGCTGACGGCCACCAGCCCGGCTTTTTGTACCTATCAGAATGCGACGCTCAGCGCTGATAACTGCGTGGGTAAACTCGAATGGCAAACGCCTGACAATACCACGTTCCGGGAGCTGAGCGCCAATCGACAAACGGCGTATTTTCCCGGTCAGTCGGCTACGGCTACATTTGTCTATCAGGTACGGTGCAACCTGAATACGTGCCTGAGTCCACCCAAAGACCTTTCCCTGACGGTCTACCCGGAGCCCAAAGCTCCCTTGCTCTGGTCAAGTGCGACCAGCAATACTATTGACCGAAATGAGAGCGTTACCCTAAGCGGTTCCTGTACCGATAATAACCGTCTTGTGTGGGAGAATCTGCCGGAAGCCAGGGTTCAATTAGCCGCTTCGACTAGTTATCAGGCCATATGCAAAAACCCCGAAACAGGGTGTCAGACTCAAAGCCCCAGTCGTATTGACATCACCGTTCTCTATTTCCCACCGGCTGCGCCGTCGCCTGTTACGTTTGGTGCCGTCGGCACGAACTATATCACCGTGAACTGGCGGGACAATTCGGGGAATGAGGATGGGTTTTGGATTGATCGGTCAACATCGTCCGAATTCACTAATTCCGTTCGGATCGGTGATGTGGGTACCAATACGACTTCCTTCTTGGATCAGAATCTGAGCGAAGGGGTTACCTATTATTACCGGGTTATTTCGCATAATCGGTATGATAATGGGTACTCCGAAATTGCTTTCCGGTCTACGGGCATCACCCCCATAAAGCCCGTTTGTAATCCACCAGTCGCTCCCAGCATATCGGCCACAAACATCTCGATCAATGAAGGCAAAAGCGGGACTCTCAGCGTAGAAGGCTGTTCAGGTGGGGCAATTCTGTGGAATACGGGCAGTCAGGAGGCCAGTATCAGCGTCAATAAGGCGGGCTATTACACTGTTTCCTGTACCGTCAGCAACGACTGTGGTAGCAGTAGTAGTAGTACAGGTGCCACCGTCACCATCAACAACAAACCACCTTGTGATCTTCCTCCTACACCCTCTATTTCGGTCTCGGCCATCACCATTACTGCCGGTGAGAGCGGTATACTCACCGTAGAGGGCTGTTCGGGCGGTGCCGTATTATGGAGCACCGGGGCAACCACAACTGATATCATCGTGAATCAGTCAGGCAACTACTCTGTTTCCTGTACCCGAACGAACGATTGTGGACAAAGCAGCAGCACGACCGATGGTAAGGTAACTGTCATTTCTAAGCCCTGCACGCAGCCCGCTGCACCTACTATACAAGTAGCTGATGTAACGATAAGTGCGAATGAATCGACTGGTACATTGACCGTCGTTGGGTGTGCTGGAACAATTAAATGGATGACCGATAAGACGACCGACACTCAGACGGCGAGTATCACCGTACCCCCTGGCTATTACTCCGTTACCTGTACCGTTTTTGATCAGACCCAGACGTGTAGTAACAGTAGCACGACCGGCGGTTGGGTAAGGCAGAGTACCGCGCCATGTAATGCCACCAAACCTTCGGTAATAGCCAATCAGGGAATCATCAATAAAATGGAATCGGTTAAACTGACGGCTAGTTCTTGTTCGGTTGGGGATTTGGAATGGCAGGATGATTTTGATAATTCTCAACCTGAGCGTACGTTAACGCCTGACCAAAGTACCACATATCGTGTCCGCTGTTGGGTGTCTGACATCTGCCAAAGTGAATGGGCAGAGGTGACCGTTACGGTCAAACAGCCCTGTAATCCTCCCTCTGAACCGGTTATTACGGGTCCAGCTGAAGTTGAAAAAGGGGTATTGTTTTCGCTAACGACCACAGGCTGCGATGATTGTGACATAAATTGGTCTGCGTATGATCGGTGGGTTTGGCCAACGGGGCAACCCATTCCCAAACCAGCTCCATATACCATTTATACTTCGATTACGGCGGATAAAACATTTACCGTTAGCTTCTCCAAAGATGGATGTGAGGGACCCGTTGCGACGAAGACAGTGAAGCTAAAGGTGATTCCTATTTCATATCCTCCACCGAATATCCCAAGCATTTCTGTCTCAAAAACAGTGATCTGCCTAGACAAAAGTGAATCCAGCCAATTAACCGTTGACAATTGTAATGGAACGCTCTCATGGAGTACGGGAGAAACAACAGCCTCTATTACTGTCTATGAAGCCAAGAAGTATATAGCCTATTGTGCCACGATTGGTTATTCTGCCGTTTCGACGGATATACTCATTAAAAATTCAACCCCAAGCATTTCTATTACACGAATAGGTAAATATTTCAATGCCGAACAAACCGGCTGTACAACTGAAATTAAATGGTTTAAAGAATGGGGCGGACCGAAAATTCAGCTTCCAAGCGGCAGTTCTGTGGATACATCATACTATGGATTTGGTCGTTATGAAGCCCGATGTGGTAACAGTTGTGGAGAGGTATATGCTGTTCATTACGTAACACCATAACCCATACGGTATTTCTACTTGAGCCGCCAACCGTCACAAACAAATCATCAGTATCCTTACTGATAGGCAGCTACCTGATCCACAAAGCGCTGAGTGTTGAGCTTAGCCTTTTGGGCAATATTGAGTCCCTGCCGAGCCTGATTTAATGCGTTCGCGTTTTGACCCATTTTATGGTAGGCAACCGCTAGCTCATAGTAAATATCGGCAACTTGTGGCGCATTCTGTTGTTCAGCGGGTAGGGTCTTTAAACCAGCGCTGGCCCATACCGGCATCTCGGACAGGTAGGTATCATCCGTTGCTTTCTCATTAAAATAGTGCATCAGATAGGCGTAGTCAGCCAGACCGATGGAAGAATTCTCGCGTCGGTAGTCATTGAATCGCAGCAAGGCTCCCTGCATGTTTTTTGTTCGCAGATAAGCATCCAGCTCTTTTAGTAATGTCCGAGAGGCAGCCTCTTGAGTCGGCACCCCTAAGGCCACCATATAGGCCCGCATCTGACTAATTTTTTGAGCCGGGTACTGATCACTTTTAACGCCATATAACGAACGAAACACAATACTTTCACCCGCTTCCTTGACGTCCTTGACCGGATAGCTCATAGTAAATGCACTTAGGTGCTGAAAAAAATAGACCGCAGCCGGGTTATCTACATCATCGATCAGCCGCTGTAGGCAGTAAAACCCAGGGGGACTTTGAATCTGCTCAGGGGAGAGCAATTGGTGGCCGATGGCATCGCTGATGGTATGCAACAGCGCATTATCTCTCCGGGTTTTAGCGTACTTGCCATACTGGATCAGAAAAGACAAATCCCGTTCACCAGCGGCAAAGCGGGCTACGTAACCCTCTGTCCGACGGGAGGGCTCCAGAGCAACGCGCCCAATGGAAATAACTTCCTCAATGAACGCCGACCGAGTGGGTTGTTCCGCGGGCGTACCCACATGGATCAGCTTACCCGCCGGATCGAAAAAAAGGAATAACGGAAATTCAGGATAAGCAATGCTCTGCTCCTTTTGCAGGGCCACCGATTCAACCGCATTCGCTTCCACCTGCCAGCTCACGAAGTGAGCGTTCAGATAATCCCCTACTGCTTTTTCGGCTAAAACCGGGGCCAGAGCCTCACAGTGTGGACAACCCGTGAGATAGACCTCCACCAAAAGGGGTTTGTTCATGGTTTTGGCCAGAGCCAGGGCTGATTGAAAAGTCCCCGACCGGAACTGCACCCCAGCTCTGGCTGGATGGCCCTGACTTTGCGCCCGAAACGGCAAAAAGATCGCCAGAATGATAATCAACAAGCGAATGACTAGCATAAAACAGGGTCTAAAGAATCGTGATGGACTGATCCGTATCAAAACTGTAGAGTAGCTGACCAGTCGTATCCAGGAGTCGAACGCCCAGACTATACGTTCCCTTAGTGGCCGTGGTCGGCAGAGTCAGGATCAGGCGTTGCGAACTGGCCTCATAAATTCCATTCACCGTATAGCTACGGACTCCCCCTGTTAGTTGAAGTTGATAAAAACGGGTGGGTAATGCCTCAAATTGAGTGGCTATCAACCGTACGCTTTCACCCGGTTTATACGTAGGTTTAGCGGCCTCGATACCGGTGAGAAAGGGTTTGGCTCGCTCATACACCTGAAGTGCCAGGGTGGTATCCCGGCTGATTTTATTAGTTGATCGATTGAGCAGCTGCACCCGGTAACGCCCGGCGGGCAAGTCCGCACCAAGTCGCACAGAAAAGCCATTAACGATTGGCTTCACGGCTTCCAGGAGCTGTTGCTGCCCCCCCTTACTGACCAGAACGGCATACCGATAAGCCTCCGGTTTAACATATAGTCCGGCCACCTGGAGCGTATCCCCGGCTCGCAAATTGTGCTGCGTAAGCTGAGTAAACTGCGGAGCAGGGTATTGCACCTCCACCCATTCACTGGTTGAACTGGGCAGATTTCGTACGGTTAAGCTCAGTCGGTAGCGGCCCGGGGTTAAGGAAATTGGCAGGTCGATCTGCACCTGAGTGGAGTCGAGTAACGACGAAACCAGTGCTGTTGTCAGGTTATCCGGCCCGGTGGCTATCACCCGGACATCGGGGCCAAAGGAGCCAAACGAATGGCCCATTAGGCGAAGTGTCTGTCCAGCTTCCAGCGAATCGGCCGATCGGCCGGTCAGTTGGGGCACAGGCTGGCCCTCAGGCTGAACGCGTATCTGATAAACCCGTTTCTGTCCATTCGAATCGGTAATGGTATACAAGACGATTTTGGTAAAATCCTGAATCTCCCCTGAACGGGGCACCACCGAAGCACCAGGAGTCAAGGTAATGGTTGGTTTGAGTATTTTCAGGTTGGTCAGGTAGGGAACGGTCAGCGTCCAGGTATTGGTCGTCTCATCTGGGGTAGTGGTCAATACGTTCGCATTCTCGAAGGAAATCGCTAGCAGTGTGTTTGTGGCTGGTACCAGCTCCCGATTATGACACTGCCAAATGAATAAACCAGCCAGGCAAACACCCATTGCGGGCCTTAGGCTGTTAGGGCTACGGAAGGTCATTGGTATTTATTTATGATTGACCCCACAAAAATACACCTAATCATCAATATCGGTTACAATATTTTAGACCATACTTCTGATCACTATAAATTGACTGAGCTTCAACTTGATTCTAAAAATGCCTCACTAAATCCTATGGTTAGGCTGTATGCGGCTAACGGCTTATGTTGTTAGTCAATTGAAAATGAAATGTTTTGAAATGAGGGTTCGAAGTCATTCGTTCAGTAAAATGGTTTTATATATAATTTTATAGACATTCCAACTTTAGTAAAGAGATACTCCCTCTATTCTTTCCAACTTGAAATAGTTCAGACAAACGTCTCACTCCAATTGGGAATAAGCCGCTCTAGTCCATTTTTATTTTGAAATCGACTCTTGTAAAACATATTATTATTGCTTGTATTAGTTGTGCCGCATGATACAATCAATTATGCACCCAACCTATGCATAACACGCCATAAAAGCTTTATTGTGAGATGGTTATCACGAGGAGATTGAGCTTTCAAGGAGGCTTAGCCAATACACAGTAAATACTGTACGAATCCTTTCGAAAACCTCCTGAAGCTATTCAGGAGGTTTTTTCGCTTATCATCTATTCATACTCATATAGCTTTTCAGCCTCTGTAGCTGCCCAGCCACACCCGATCAGATAGGCCAAATTGCTCATGACCGCCACGGCGTAGGAGACTTAAAACTGCCCATACCAGTCAAAATACTGCTGAACAATCATCTCTTTATTCGCCCGCAGATAGCTCAGATACGCCTGGGCCACGGGCGACAATTGTTTGTCTTTGTGCCAGATCAGCATCCATGATGTTTGCAGCGGTAAGCCTCCAATAGGAATAATCTGTAACGCATTGGTCAAGAGTTCATTCTTGAGGCCAATTAAGGGCATAATGGAATAGCCAAGACCAGCCAGCAACGCCTGCTTAACCGCTTCATTCGAGGTCAATTCCAGTCGTTTGCGTACTACCAGCTGATGGTCCGCAATAAACGTTTCCATCATCGACCGGGTACCCGACCCAGCTTCCCGATAAATAAGCGGGAG is a window of Spirosoma linguale DSM 74 DNA encoding:
- a CDS encoding Fibronectin type III domain protein (PFAM: Fibronectin type III domain protein~SMART: Fibronectin type III domain protein~KEGG: similar to ENSANGP00000031759) → MLKSGLFCLLIPFVYAGAIANTTPLITPISTPNAQAHLIGRALTPGALAPVSADLQPTRSQIDAAANEAQTQGRIIPITPGGMTIPAALQEVASLPVTFRSTIGNWNYDITVLSMSFTPTGSVLSIGCRFYLPGSTPNTALYFGANDIAVSGKSGFSGDLPILESLLSDEKSSELDDPTGKLGGQTKFFEFPLAAFQGKAWMGLGKDSKISFACGEFKKFSLTGFVKVYELVKREDPAGQSLTDGRPLQFAWTSQDVFDWQDIYFPVTASRGFHSANATDIGFHPTDKTKVILDLSQYQSPASLPDCGGGNLGNSWQGIQFDAFAIRLPKLFKLRQPRTLLGPGTNLFLSPTGVIGTVSAQQVFTLEEGYTDEINKFDLSLDQVTANFSCGASANLSLSGRFRLGTCGTGTDKASELYYNVVYTEQDRHYQVLVKENATDRFRNNGLTLSTGSTLSLSIQNESFVFQTALAARPRLSTPAYHNSICLNYPTTLTVSNCESITRNWSTGEIDKNTVTINPQTQTTYTVNCVDKYCISESSNELAITVYSSLPQPTLTATSPAFCTYQNATLSADNCVGKLEWQTPDNTTFRELSANRQTAYFPGQSATATFVYQVRCNLNTCLSPPKDLSLTVYPEPKAPLLWSSATSNTIDRNESVTLSGSCTDNNRLVWENLPEARVQLAASTSYQAICKNPETGCQTQSPSRIDITVLYFPPAAPSPVTFGAVGTNYITVNWRDNSGNEDGFWIDRSTSSEFTNSVRIGDVGTNTTSFLDQNLSEGVTYYYRVISHNRYDNGYSEIAFRSTGITPIKPVCNPPVAPSISATNISINEGKSGTLSVEGCSGGAILWNTGSQEASISVNKAGYYTVSCTVSNDCGSSSSSTGATVTINNKPPCDLPPTPSISVSAITITAGESGILTVEGCSGGAVLWSTGATTTDIIVNQSGNYSVSCTRTNDCGQSSSTTDGKVTVISKPCTQPAAPTIQVADVTISANESTGTLTVVGCAGTIKWMTDKTTDTQTASITVPPGYYSVTCTVFDQTQTCSNSSTTGGWVRQSTAPCNATKPSVIANQGIINKMESVKLTASSCSVGDLEWQDDFDNSQPERTLTPDQSTTYRVRCWVSDICQSEWAEVTVTVKQPCNPPSEPVITGPAEVEKGVLFSLTTTGCDDCDINWSAYDRWVWPTGQPIPKPAPYTIYTSITADKTFTVSFSKDGCEGPVATKTVKLKVIPISYPPPNIPSISVSKTVICLDKSESSQLTVDNCNGTLSWSTGETTASITVYEAKKYIAYCATIGYSAVSTDILIKNSTPSISITRIGKYFNAEQTGCTTEIKWFKEWGGPKIQLPSGSSVDTSYYGFGRYEARCGNSCGEVYAVHYVTP
- a CDS encoding hypothetical protein (KEGG: AGAP012940-PA), with translation MLVIRLLIIILAIFLPFRAQSQGHPARAGVQFRSGTFQSALALAKTMNKPLLVEVYLTGCPHCEALAPVLAEKAVGDYLNAHFVSWQVEANAVESVALQKEQSIAYPEFPLFLFFDPAGKLIHVGTPAEQPTRSAFIEEVISIGRVALEPSRRTEGYVARFAAGERDLSFLIQYGKYAKTRRDNALLHTISDAIGHQLLSPEQIQSPPGFYCLQRLIDDVDNPAAVYFFQHLSAFTMSYPVKDVKEAGESIVFRSLYGVKSDQYPAQKISQMRAYMVALGVPTQEAASRTLLKELDAYLRTKNMQGALLRFNDYRRENSSIGLADYAYLMHYFNEKATDDTYLSEMPVWASAGLKTLPAEQQNAPQVADIYYELAVAYHKMGQNANALNQARQGLNIAQKAKLNTQRFVDQVAAYQ
- a CDS encoding hypothetical protein (KEGG: pat:Patl_2658 hypothetical protein); its protein translation is MGVCLAGLFIWQCHNRELVPATNTLLAISFENANVLTTTPDETTNTWTLTVPYLTNLKILKPTITLTPGASVVPRSGEIQDFTKIVLYTITDSNGQKRVYQIRVQPEGQPVPQLTGRSADSLEAGQTLRLMGHSFGSFGPDVRVIATGPDNLTTALVSSLLDSTQVQIDLPISLTPGRYRLSLTVRNLPSSTSEWVEVQYPAPQFTQLTQHNLRAGDTLQVAGLYVKPEAYRYAVLVSKGGQQQLLEAVKPIVNGFSVRLGADLPAGRYRVQLLNRSTNKISRDTTLALQVYERAKPFLTGIEAAKPTYKPGESVRLIATQFEALPTRFYQLQLTGGVRSYTVNGIYEASSQRLILTLPTTATKGTYSLGVRLLDTTGQLLYSFDTDQSITIL